The DNA sequence CCTCGACCTCTCCGAGTCGTCGTGGAGCGAGGCGGAGGCCGCTCTCGGCCGGATCGGCGGCTTCCTGCAGCGCGTCGGCCGAGTCGCCGGCGGCGGCATCGGATTCATGGCGGCGCAGAGCATCCCCGCGGCCTTCGCGGAGGCGATGGACGACGACCTCGGCGTCCCGCAGGCGCTCGCGGTGCTGCACGAGACCGTGCGGGCCGGCAACTCCGCGCTCGACTCCGGAGACACGGATGCCGCGCTCGGCGCCGCTCGCGAGGTGCTCGCGATGACCTCGGTGCTGGGGCTCGTGCCGTCGTCGGCGTCGACCGCCTCCACGGCGCACGCGACGGCGCTCGACGCGCTCGTGCAGGAGATGATCACACAGCGTGCGCAGGCGCGCGCTGACAAGGACTGGGCGGCGGCGGATCGCATCCGTGACGCGATCGCCGCCGCAGGAATCACGCTGGAGGACACTCCGGCCGGAACTCATTGGAGTATCGATGGCTAAGCCAGGCAACCCCTCAGCGGGCAAGGGAAAGAAGAAGGGCCCCACCAAGGGCTCCGGCGGAAAGGGTCGCAGCTCGCTCGAAGGACGCGGACCGACGCCGAAGGCGGAGGACCGCGCGTGGCACCCGGCGGGCAAGCGCAAGGCAGCGGCAGAGCGCTACGCCGCTGCCGGGGGACGGGGCAAGCCCGGCGGGCGTCAGGCGTCCGGCGGAAACCCGAACCGTTCATCGCGCGTCAAGGACAACACCACCGACACCGAGACGGTCACCGGCCGTAACTCCGTGCTCGAGGCGCTGCGTGCCCGGATCCCCGCGACGGCGTTCTACATCGCGCAGCGCGTCGAGATGGACGACCGCGTCAAGGAGATGCTGTCGATCGCTACGAACCGCGGCATCCCGGTGCTCGAGGTCACGCGCCAGGAGCTGGACCGCATGGCCGGGTTCGACGGCGTGCACCAGGGCGTCGCGATCAAGGTCCCGCCGTACGAGTACGCGCACCCGCAGGACCTCCTGGAGCAGGTCATCGACAAGGGCGAGGTCCCGCTCTTCGTGGCGCTCGACGGCATCACCGACCCGCGCAACCTCGGAGCGATCATCCGCTCCACCGGCGCTTTCGGCGGTCACGGCATCATCCTGCCGCAGCGCCGCTCGGCCGGCGTGAACTCGGCGGCCTGGAAGACGAGCGCCGGCGCGGCCGCGCGCGTGCCCGTCGCGCTCGCGTCGAACCTTACCACGCAGCTCAAGGAGTTCAAGAAGCAGGGCGTGTTCGTGCTCGGACTCGACGGAGACGGCGACGTGCTGCTCCCCGACCTGCAGCTCGCCGATCGTCCGGTCGTGATCGTCACCGGGTCCGAGGGCAAGGGGCTGTCGCGCCTCGTCGCCGAGACCTGCGACCAGATCGTGTCGATCCCGATCTCGGCGGTGACCGAGTCCCTCAACGCCGGCATCGCGACCTCCGTCGCGCTCTACCAGGTCTCCACCATCCGCAACGCCAAATAGGGAGAGGCACCATGGCTCGCATCGTCGTCCTCGGAGGAACCGGCTACGCCGGCGCGCACATCGTGACCGAGGCGGTGAGCCGCGGTCACGAGGTCATCGCGATCTCCCGCTCCGAGCCCGCCGCCCCGGTCGAGGGCGTGTCGTACGTGC is a window from the Microbacterium sp. LWO14-1.2 genome containing:
- the rlmB gene encoding 23S rRNA (guanosine(2251)-2'-O)-methyltransferase RlmB, yielding MAKPGNPSAGKGKKKGPTKGSGGKGRSSLEGRGPTPKAEDRAWHPAGKRKAAAERYAAAGGRGKPGGRQASGGNPNRSSRVKDNTTDTETVTGRNSVLEALRARIPATAFYIAQRVEMDDRVKEMLSIATNRGIPVLEVTRQELDRMAGFDGVHQGVAIKVPPYEYAHPQDLLEQVIDKGEVPLFVALDGITDPRNLGAIIRSTGAFGGHGIILPQRRSAGVNSAAWKTSAGAAARVPVALASNLTTQLKEFKKQGVFVLGLDGDGDVLLPDLQLADRPVVIVTGSEGKGLSRLVAETCDQIVSIPISAVTESLNAGIATSVALYQVSTIRNAK